From the Conger conger chromosome 13, fConCon1.1, whole genome shotgun sequence genome, the window CAATCATCATCCTAGTTAATGTTCCTCTTAGTGACAATGTCACTGAAAAGCTGacttattttattcaaataatcTAGGCAAAActgatctgtctgtgtgtctattgGGGGGAAGCTATATTTAGAAGTAAGAGTGTGTCAATAATGCAAAAGGTCGTAACCtgatttaaaatttaaatgagcTCGGGTAGTCTCTGCTGACATAAAACGATTGGAATTTTGGTTGAATTTGCCTGGGAGTCGAATCAAAAGAGATCCTGTTTGGAATTAAACTGAAGTTATCAGTGAGGTAAGGGAACAAAACTGTTACAATTTCAACTGGACATTAATATGGTTTGCCTGTGCACTCTGGGACAGTAGCCCAGTTCTCCTTCATACAAGGAAGAGATGACCAATCAGTGAAGGCTTTCCCCTCTTCCCCTTGTGTCATAGGTTCCAGTGTGCCCAGATGACCAATCAGGTGCTAGAGAGCATCAGCATCATCGACACCCCTGGAATCCTGTCGGGGGCCAAACAGACCGTAAGCAGAGGTGAGTGTCTCCATTGGGACCAAAGAGTTTGAGTGGGGAAGTTCCCGCTTACCCAGTTTAAGTTTTGTTATTAGAACCATGAACGGATATGAAGTGTGATTACAGTGTAATTTGTTGTAACTTGATCAAGTTGAAGCATAATAGTTGTATCAGACTACAAAGGCAAGTCTGAGGATTACCGATGCCAGTGGCAAATGGAGTCTTTTTTTAACGGGGCTTTTTGGCAGAGTCTGAGGAATTTAGAATCACTCTGTGTCACAATCCTGCCTGTCTACAGTCTCTAACAGAGCAGCTGGGATACGTATTGGCACAGAGAGGGAAAACAATGGAatgagagcgaaagagagagcaggCATGATCaatagaggagaggagagaggagtgtgagggcagagagagagattgggatCAGAGAGAGAAGGTGATGGATAGAGAAGAAATGAGTCAGgggtgtgaggagagagacCGAGcaaggagagacacagagagagagatttggagagagagagcaggggtgaTGGATAGacgagaggagagaggagtgtgagtgaggacagacagagaaagggaacaagagagaggagagagggagatagatatttggagagaaagagagcagggcTGATGGATaggggtggagaggagaggggtgtgaCTGAGGACatagacagggagggagagaggcagagagagagcaggggtgatggatagagaagaggagagagggggagtggcgGTCAGAGGCAGAGGGCAACAGGAAAGAATGTGAGACAAGGGAGAAATGGAATGGAGGGAAAGTTCAAAAAAGGCCAGGGGTGTAAAgggagtatgtctgtgtgacaTTCCCATTGGGAgaacgccacacacacacacacacacacatactgcctgCCCTCCCAAATGCACTGCAGCAGGGCCCAATGGTGCAGGGCGTATCACGATGTCTGAGCACATACCCCCAGTGAACCAGCTAACCAGCCAATACGCCTGTACTGTTACACATCTCTTCCTGAAACGTGCTTTTGTGTGCTCAAATCCAAAAGGCAAGAGAAATATCTGACCTCACTTTACTGTAGACTTGCATTGGGTGAGTTGGTGTTGATTGATTAGAAAATATCATTGGGGCGACATTAGaagtaagagcggtcatctggcagtcggagggttgccagtttaaTCCCCGGCCCTCTGAGTTTGCCAAAGGATCCTTGAGCAGGACGCCTAACCCCAATTGTTCCTGACGTGCTGATTGGCGTGTGATGGCTGCCTTTTACcatctatgtctgtgtgtgtgtgtgtgtgtatgtgtgtgtgtgtgtgtgtgagcatgggtGAATGCAAGGCATTACTTATAAAGTGCTGTGTGAACTGTGTGTCTAAGCTGGCACATCCCCAGTGAGGCCTATCACAGCTATAgtaagggccagtttcacagacacagattaagcttagtcccgGACTAAATGCAGAagctccattcaaaattgaatttcatCTCGGACtagacttaatctgtgtcttCGAAATTGGCCCCAAATTCTGTTCGCATATAATAAGGGCGAGACTGACTGTCTTGGTCGGGGGTCAGCAAgtctggttctggagagccgcagggtgtgctggctttcgttttTACTTACTGTTCGgacttaattgatcaatcaaAGCAGTTGAATAAACTGTTAACCTCAGCGTATTTCTtaggtctgaattggttgctgattttaaaatgaaaacataaaccagcagACCCCGTCAACCCCGTCAACCCCTGACCATGGTTCTGGTTTAAACCTGTTTCCCGCCCCCCAGGCTATGACTTCCCGGCCGTGCTTCGCTGGTTCGCGGAGCGGGTCGACCGCATCATCCTGCTCTTCGACGCCCACAAGCTGGAGATCTCGGACGAGTTCGCGGAGGCCATCGGGGCTCTCCGCGGGAACGAGGACAAGCTGCGGGTGGTGCTGAACAAGGCCGACATGGTGGGCACCCAGCAGCTGATGAGGGTCTACGGCGCCCTCATGTGGTCGCTGGGGAAGGTGTTCGGCACGCCCGAGGTGCTGCGTGTCTACATCGGCTCCTTCTGGTCCGAGCCGCTCATGATCACCGATAACCGCCGGCTGtttgagctggaggaggaggacctgTTCACTGACATCCAGAACCTTCCGCGCAACGCTGCCCTGCGCAAGCTCAACGACCTGGTGAAGAGGGCGCGCCTCGTTAGGGTGAGTGGGACTATCTCTCTTGTACAAGACCAGATAATCTCTTggtttattttgctttattttgacAATAGTGGTCACGAGGGTACAGCTTGTGAAGATGAGCAGGCCAGGAGGAGGGTAAGTTCTTGTGCTAGACcagagctactcaactccatgccctgcaggccgcagtgtctggCGGCCTTTAATCGAACCATGAGCTACAGctcctgatttcactaattgctttattatctgaaccaagcaggtaaataGTAAATTAAAATGTGCTGGTGTAGCACACTGTAGGAGCAAATATTGCAGACACTGGGAGACATGGAGTTCAGTTGTGCTGTACTAGACGATCTCTCTTACTATCTTGTTTTTCATCTATGCttttataatcataataatacaaataattcctTGCTTCTCTGTAGTGCTTCTCTCACACTCAAGgtgctttacagtgataagggggaaactcgcctcagcctgggtgatgcatggcagccattttgtgccaaaatgcTGACCAGACTTCAGCTGAGGTGGAATTGGAAAGATTTCTTGAGCCAAGTAAATCTTTTTCTTGTATTTCTTATGCAATTGATGCATATACAGCCTTCATGTATGGATCACAGACTGTATGCACGTGACCTATAATGCTACTGCTTGCGTACTTCACACTAACCTCCTGTCTGGCCTGGTTTTGTCATGGCGATCTTGCCAGCCTGTTCCACACAAGCCTCTTCTGATGAAAAATCTGATGTGAAATTCTGTCACGCAAATAAAAGCGtcttcaacattttttttttttttcacagagcaATTTTCATTTGCCtcagttggaaaaaaaaacttgtttatGGAGTTGAAAAATGACAGTCAGATGttttctgttgaaaaaaaaaagaaagtcacaAGATTGTGGAACTTTTCCATTTCTCTGTTTGCGTGCGGTCTTCATGGATACTCCCTTATTTATTGCGCTGGGGGCTCTGTGGGAATATTGAGATTGTGAGCGCATGCTACACTTTTAAATTCTGATATGGAGCGAATTTGATCCAAAAAAAGCTTGAGGTTTGTCAGAAAAGCTATATAAACCAAATGCACATAACTAACTGCATGTCATGTGACAATAGAATCTGACTATCAACCAGGGAGGACATTTAGTGCAGCATTATACAATATCATTGAAACTAAGTTCCACAGAACTTTACCGTTGCCTAGTTGAGTCAATTCAAGAGAGATTAGAGAAGGTATCAGATTGTATTGGATACTGCATAAATGGGACAGTTTGGACTGGAACTTTGTCCAGCTATTCAAAAAACACTGTTGTGATGATACAGGTGGATGGTGTCTCCTGAAAAGAACACAAAATCTATGAATTATTGTCACTATATGATCAGAACAGAGGGCTGGAATTGCTGGATCCTAGCAGGTGCTTTCACCCTGTGTGGTAATCTCCAGTAATGCTCGGTTTGGCTGGAACACTGTGGCCTGGTAGCCAGAGAATGTGGTTCTTTCTGATAAAGTGTACTTTTCTGCTCAGAGTGTGAAATTAAATCCCCACCCCTCCatcacagcaaaatgttcagtgttaaatcatgCATGATACAGTACTGACAGAGTACATTTCATGCCTTTCAAACAGAATGCTTACCTGAGTACTTAAAAACAAGACtatgtgagcactttattaggtcttgacttatttcttagacttctactgctgtagcctgtccacttggaGTTATAATCCATTATgatattgtaatgtgtggttatttgtgttactgtcaccttcctgtcagctttgaccagtctggacattctcttctgaagtctctcattaacaaggcgtttctgtctgcagaactgctgctttgttttgtttgttacaccattctttgccaactctagagactagtgtgtgagGAAAATCCCaagggatcagcagtttctgaaatactcgaaccaccctgtctgccaccaacaatcattccacagtcaaagtcacatagatcacattttttccccactctgatggttgatgtgaaaattaactgaagctcctgacccttatctacatgattgtatgcattgcactgctgccacacaattggctgaataGTTCGCttgaataagtatgtgtaataaagtaaaaatgttcctaataatgtgTTCGGTGAGTGTCTTTATTTCTTCGAAATAAAGTCTTGTTTTGTCTTGGTCATTATTTTTGTAACTGTGCTATAAAAACCTTTGAGTGTTCCAGTCTTTAGACCTTTGTTATGGAATCCATTGTTATGCGATTGAGTGGCAGTGTAGTACAATGCTTAGGGAAGTGCGCTTATAGCCTAAAGATTACAGGTTTGATTCTGAAAAAGGACactgttgttgtattcttgAGCAAGCTACTTGGCCTGAATCCCTTCAGTATGCAGTATAACCAGCTGGATGTACATGGATACTGTGTTAAAATGCAGAAGTTGGGATAAGTTGCTCTGGATTGATACCTGAAATATAACTAGTGTCTTGGCTGTTGAGTTATCGGTCTATCTTTCTTAACCCATTTAGTCGTTTTTCGAAGACAGTGTCCTAATCTAGAACAGAGGCAACCTGTatgtacatgactaggacccggtGTAGCtatgataagatccatgcagttATAACCCCACTTTGCTCCAGAGGTGATTGTctccctgtttagtctaatcaactgtaaggagctttggataaaagcgtcagctaaataactgtactgtgatgtcatgtaatgtagaTCTCCACtcctttcagttaccagtattGATtgttacatataaatatatagcattataatgttcagttaagaccTTATTCAGTTACATCTTAAAGAATTAAGAATAGCTAAAAGGCTAATGTTCGCATCCCCATTGGACCCTATACAGGTGAGTTAATGCTGAATATGTTCCTTTGTTCCCCTGTGGTCAGGTTCATGCCCACATCATCAGTTACCTGAAGCAGGAGATGCCCTCAGTCTTCCGGAAGGACAACAAGAAGAAGAACCTGATCCACCAGCTGCCGGTCATCTTCTCCAAGATCCAGCTCCAGCACCACATCTCCGCGGGAGACTTTCCCGACTGTGGCAAGATGCAGGTCCGTCCGGGTCTGAACGCAGAGTATTTTATACATGTACTGGGCTTTAATAAGAGCAGGTGTAGCACTGGAATGTGTTCTAAATTATAGTGCTTGTAGACTTGGAGTTAATTCAATGTCAATTCAggaaatcaaattaaattaaaataatgaactggACAATGTccataatgtatttttatctagaaatgaattaaatttcagttaatttggACTGGGCGGGGGGAAGTGGATTTGTAATGACCAAATTCAAGTGGGGCCTTACCAACCTTAGTtgtctcccctcccctctcccttatctctctccctttctcctcctctcctcctcccttcctctcatcctctcatcctctccccctctccccctctcctctgcctgcAGGAGAAGCTGATGGTCCACGACTTCACCAAGTTCAAGGCCCTGAAGCCGGGGCTGATGGTGGCGCTGGACCAGCTCCTGACGGCCGACATCGCCAAGCTGATGCCCCTGCTGaagcaggaggagctggaggccgGGGTACAGCAGGGGGTGCAGGGCGGGGCCTTCCTGGGCACCCGGGGCGGGCCCTTCCTGGAGGGGGACCCCTTCGCCCAGGCAGAGGAGAAcggggaggagggcgggggcggggaggaGGATGACGAAGACGGGGCCTGGGTGGTGACCAAGTACAAGCCCAAGTACGATGAGATCTTCTACAACCTGTCGCCCAACGAGGGCAAGCTCAGCGGCACCAAGGCCAAGGACTGGATGGTGGGCACCAAGCTGCCCAACTCGGTGCTGGGGCGGATCTGGAAGCTGTCGGACGTGGACCGGGACGGGATGCTGGACGACGAGGAGTTCGCCCTGGCCAGCCACCTGATCGAGGTGAAGCTGGACGGGCACGGGCTGCCCCCGGAGCTGCCCGCCCGCCTCATCCCCCCCTCCAAACGCCGGCACAAGGGCTCCGATGCCTAGAGACCCCCCTTGGCCTCCCCagccacctccccccccccgccccaagcCCCCTTCTCCCTTGGGTGGGGGGACGTGCACTGAGCCCCCTTCACGCTGTGCattcccagctaacacaaaaaaaacattattgcaGCATTTTTACAATGTCAGTAAGGTTGTGTAAGGTTGTAGCGAACAACGTGACATGCTTTAAACTTTCTTTAGGTTGTGCAATGTTATGGAAGCATGATCATGTGCTTTTTATTCGGTCGCACAtgtcatttgaaatgtttttctgcGTGATTCATGCTAACAGTATTCACATCAGAGCTGAAACTTTTGCCTGggtgtggtaaaaaaaaaacgaaagaagCACTGCTACAATATTGTTCCTCGCCAAAAACTTACACAGCCTTACTTCACTGTGACTTTGTAAAACATTCAAATAGTTGTGCTCACTTGGAGCTTATTTCCTGTACTGTGGAATCTTGttcagctgtctgtctgtgccacCCTGTcggtttgtctgtctgtttttttgtgtgttttccttgGCACGTTGTCCAGAAGAAGGGCACCACAGATTCCATGGACACATGCCTTTCCCTCCTAAGCACTTAGCATTCCTGTGCGGTTCCTCTTGTCCCCTGTCTGCGTAGACCAGGGGGGCACAACAAGGGCTGGTCTATTTCGGGATTTGATCCCATCTTGGTTGTTGAATTGTTGAATTAGCCCATCATTTCTGTGGTCTACCATTTCTACTGACGCTGTGAGCTACTGACACAGACTGTAGCCGTGTGCTTGGTCCAAGCATTTTACTGTAATCCTTTACAGGATTGAACAGTCAGTGGTGTATGCAGACATTTATTAAAATCATTTTGGGGAAATTGCTGGAGCAAAACCAGGATACACACCCGGCGTACGGGAATAGAGGTGTGTCGCCTTGGCATAGGGCAGCATCAACACGTACTCGCATATGAACTCCACATATAACAACCAACTGCTCCACATGACACCAGCTCCATTACGAATCCCTCCAAAGAGCTGGCTGGCTTTGCTGCAGTGTGGGTCTATTTCTGATTTCAATCTTGCCTCGTATTGAGtttacattttagctacatttattAACAATCCGATGTGAAATGTGTTACTGCGGTCTAATCGACAGGTGAAACGGCATCGGTGAGTTGAGCTAATTTGCTAGTTGAGCCAGGGGCAACTGGAAACGCAAATCAGTGTCTGCACAGAGCTCCAGAAATGGAAGTGCCCACCTCAGTGATTGGGTCTGTTCTGAGAGACAGGCAGTGCCGTCCAATCCCCAAAGAAATCGGGCGGGCAATAATGTGAATTCCCGCTATGCTGGTGCTCTGGCGGTCTCTAGCTCCGAGCAGCCTTGTTTTTTCTGGATATTGTTTTTTTGCCCCTGTGGGCCTCCCCTTGTGAAAATGCACCTGTATGAACAGGTTGCAGaatgtgacaggtgtgtgcctgaaGTTCACAAATCACCCTGGCCAAGGACATCTGCTCAGAAAATATGTAGCCCTGTGTACGTGTGTAGATGACCCGCATTGGGTGCGGCTTACTTTACCACTGGTAATTGTAGCTGTTGTGTTAGTCTCAGGACCATGGTGAGACCCCTCACCTGGCTCCTGTGGCCTGGTTGCCTGGTAACCAATCTGGACATCCAATTAGACAGGTTCCACAAACTCTTCCTGCTTGATCGCTCAAAGAATATACAGGTATGTAACTATAGACTCTTTTCCcctttttattatgtttttattctgaGTAACTATTCTCCATGTACTCCAAAAGATTGTTTTACGGAACCTAAGTGACTTTCCTGGACAGGAATGTTTCAGTTTGGACACTTCAGgagataacataacataacaattcTCATATTGTTACTGACTACTGTATAAAGCCTCATGATTTGTGTGCTCACTACCATTAATACTCAATAAAGTTCTTATTTTACACTACTCGTGGGCATTGGATTCAATGGCAACTGTTCAGAATGTTATGCAAGACATTGCATACAGTAAGTGTGTAAAGGAAATAACGCTGACTGCCCTTATTTTTTgtgatattattatattgttggtgggaaaaatacaatgcaaatcagttttcctgtttcctgtccagCTTTTGATtcaatattatcattatttgtatgtatttatttaacaggGACAGTGGAATTTGAGCATGAGTTTTGGCACATTCACTGTAGCACCAGTGTTGGCTCATTCAGGTTCATTGTAATCTGCAGTCTCTGGGAACAATACTGCAGAAATGTTTCAAAGTAAAATGGAAAAAGCACAGAATGAGGATTGgatgaaataaatatgtttgttaGGATAATAAGATAATTAATTATACATATAGCCTATGAAAACACATGGAAATATGGGAAGCTGAAGCACTTCTCATGGTTTCAGTATAAAAGCGTctgctttcaaatgaataaattacatttctgatcGCACACTCCTGCAAGTATCTCATACATGA encodes:
- the ehd2b gene encoding EH domain-containing protein 2b — its product is MSRLGRKGGKNQKVQTPEVIRTVTEGLKSLYRQKLLPLEQLYGFHDFHSPSLEDADFDNKPMVLVVGQYSTGKTTFISYLLEQDIPGSRVGPEPTTDNFTAIMHGEVEGLIPGNALIVDPNKPFRKLNPFGNTFLNRFQCAQMTNQVLESISIIDTPGILSGAKQTVSRGYDFPAVLRWFAERVDRIILLFDAHKLEISDEFAEAIGALRGNEDKLRVVLNKADMVGTQQLMRVYGALMWSLGKVFGTPEVLRVYIGSFWSEPLMITDNRRLFELEEEDLFTDIQNLPRNAALRKLNDLVKRARLVRVHAHIISYLKQEMPSVFRKDNKKKNLIHQLPVIFSKIQLQHHISAGDFPDCGKMQEKLMVHDFTKFKALKPGLMVALDQLLTADIAKLMPLLKQEELEAGVQQGVQGGAFLGTRGGPFLEGDPFAQAEENGEEGGGGEEDDEDGAWVVTKYKPKYDEIFYNLSPNEGKLSGTKAKDWMVGTKLPNSVLGRIWKLSDVDRDGMLDDEEFALASHLIEVKLDGHGLPPELPARLIPPSKRRHKGSDA